One stretch of Pedobacter riviphilus DNA includes these proteins:
- a CDS encoding (Fe-S)-binding protein: MKVELFVPCFVDQLYPETAFNTLRLLEKSGCNVTYNSKQTCCGQPAYNAGYWDEAKEVGTKFLSDFTENTYVVAPSASCVGMVKGGFNDLFTNTIVHNKCRSLQSNIWELSDFLVNVAKKDYFGAELEGKAVYHDSCSALRECKIKDEPRLLLSKVHGLEMIEMEDTDMCCGFGGTFAVKFDAISSAMAEQKVNHALAQQADYIISTDLSCLLHLQGYIDKNNLAIKTMHIADVLCNGWLESTEY, translated from the coding sequence ATGAAAGTAGAATTATTTGTGCCTTGTTTTGTAGATCAGCTCTATCCTGAAACCGCTTTTAATACTTTAAGGTTATTAGAAAAATCGGGATGTAATGTAACCTACAATTCAAAACAGACCTGTTGTGGGCAACCAGCATATAATGCGGGTTATTGGGATGAAGCTAAAGAAGTAGGCACGAAGTTTTTGAGCGATTTTACTGAAAATACTTATGTGGTAGCACCGTCGGCATCGTGTGTAGGCATGGTGAAAGGTGGATTTAATGATCTGTTTACCAATACCATTGTGCACAACAAATGCCGCAGTCTGCAATCGAATATATGGGAGCTTTCTGATTTTCTGGTAAACGTGGCCAAAAAGGATTATTTTGGTGCTGAACTGGAGGGAAAAGCCGTTTATCACGATTCTTGCAGTGCTTTACGCGAGTGTAAAATCAAAGATGAGCCCCGCCTCTTACTTTCTAAAGTACATGGCTTGGAAATGATTGAGATGGAAGATACAGATATGTGCTGTGGTTTCGGTGGAACATTTGCAGTTAAGTTCGATGCCATTTCATCAGCAATGGCCGAGCAGAAAGTTAATCATGCGTTGGCACAGCAGGCAGATTATATCATTTCGACCGATTTATCCTGTCTTTTACACCTTCAAGGTTATATTGATAAAAATAATCTGGCCATTAAAACCATGCACATTGCCGATGTACTTTGTAATGGTTGGCTAGAGAGTACAGAATATTAG
- a CDS encoding acyltransferase family protein produces the protein MITAENKTNLLATKQHFEILDGLRGVAAIVVVIYHFMEIAITNYNKNFLSHGFLAVDFFFCLSGFVIAYAYDSRAPHMGITQFFKLRLIRLHPLVLIGSVLGLITFLIDPYSDLYEVYGFGKTFLLFLSSAFLIPYPAMPERYTNLFCLNAPAWSLFWEYIANIFYIFLLYRLGKKSLIALVVVGAVCLCYVAFRATNVGGGWGGQNFWDGGARVLYSFTAGMLVYRFNWIIKNKLGFFGMILLLLAAFLVPFNDKYNWITEPILVLFYFPLLVALGAGTALNPSFKKLCNLSGEISYPLYMVHYPFVWIFLTYVAEVQPPASSLWVVIPVSVLTLILFSYLVMKFVDVPLRKYLKTKFL, from the coding sequence GTGATTACAGCCGAGAACAAAACAAATTTATTAGCAACCAAACAACATTTCGAAATTTTAGATGGATTAAGGGGAGTAGCGGCTATTGTGGTGGTAATTTATCACTTTATGGAAATCGCGATTACTAATTATAATAAAAATTTCCTTTCGCATGGTTTCCTTGCTGTAGACTTTTTTTTCTGTTTGTCGGGTTTTGTAATTGCCTATGCTTATGATAGCCGTGCCCCACATATGGGGATTACACAGTTCTTTAAATTAAGGCTTATCCGTTTGCATCCGCTGGTACTTATCGGTTCCGTTTTAGGACTGATCACATTTCTGATCGATCCATACAGCGATCTTTATGAGGTTTATGGATTTGGGAAAACCTTTCTTTTGTTTTTATCCTCAGCTTTTTTAATCCCTTATCCGGCCATGCCCGAGCGGTATACCAATTTATTCTGTTTAAATGCACCGGCCTGGTCGTTATTTTGGGAATATATTGCCAATATCTTTTACATTTTTCTGCTTTATCGTTTAGGTAAAAAATCATTGATCGCGCTGGTTGTGGTAGGTGCAGTATGCCTCTGTTATGTTGCATTTCGTGCTACCAATGTAGGCGGAGGCTGGGGCGGACAGAACTTTTGGGATGGTGGGGCGCGCGTGCTGTATTCTTTTACGGCAGGTATGTTGGTTTACCGTTTCAATTGGATCATCAAAAATAAACTTGGCTTTTTTGGTATGATTTTGCTTTTGCTCGCCGCCTTTTTAGTTCCTTTTAATGATAAATACAATTGGATTACCGAACCGATACTTGTACTATTTTACTTTCCGCTTTTAGTAGCTTTGGGCGCAGGTACAGCATTAAATCCATCGTTTAAAAAACTTTGTAATCTATCGGGCGAAATATCATACCCGCTTTATATGGTACATTATCCATTTGTATGGATATTTTTAACCTATGTAGCCGAAGTTCAGCCACCAGCTTCCTCACTTTGGGTGGTTATCCCGGTTTCGGTGTTGACTTTAATTCTTTTCTCTTACCTGGTGATGAAGTTTGTAGATGTTCCTTTACGTAAATATCTGAAGACTAAATTCTTATAG